A genomic stretch from Planctomycetaceae bacterium includes:
- a CDS encoding enolase C-terminal domain-like protein, whose amino-acid sequence MQISRLTAYQVPIVLRNPVRHASHTRTSNDTLLIRCELSDGSIGWGEGLPREYVTGESVHSVWRHLEETDLGATLSREFRDAEQLFGMLEDPMLRRIEPDPGLDVREGFGNSVRCAIEISVLDAAGKSLQQSVGDLLHCHPAIRSIGQQREEVFYSGAVTSMSPRKQWLSSWKMRLFGFRMVKVKVGTTGIDDLDCLRRVRAIVGPRVDLRLDANEAWSCHNLVKHLEPLLPFAPTCLEQPVPHSQVCGLREVRQKINVPVMLDESLCCLEDARRAVDGQYCDMFNIRLSKCGGLIRSLKLAAFAHENGLGYQLGCQVGETGILSAAGRHFACNISGIRYLEGSFDRFLVRDRLTREDLTFGYRGRGLRLSGPGLGVTIDENHVNELAIRKQVVFE is encoded by the coding sequence ATGCAGATTTCCCGCCTGACTGCCTACCAGGTCCCCATTGTTCTTCGAAACCCCGTACGGCATGCTTCCCACACTCGCACATCGAACGACACCCTGCTCATTCGTTGTGAGCTAAGCGACGGCAGTATAGGCTGGGGAGAAGGCCTGCCGCGCGAGTACGTGACAGGTGAATCAGTCCATTCGGTTTGGCGACACCTTGAGGAGACGGATCTTGGCGCGACGCTTTCACGGGAGTTTCGCGACGCAGAACAATTATTTGGGATGCTCGAAGATCCAATGCTTCGCCGGATAGAACCTGATCCGGGTCTGGATGTTCGTGAGGGGTTTGGTAATTCCGTTCGTTGTGCGATTGAGATCTCCGTACTTGATGCTGCGGGAAAATCACTGCAACAAAGTGTGGGAGACTTACTTCATTGCCACCCGGCAATTCGTTCCATCGGCCAGCAGCGCGAGGAAGTATTTTACAGCGGTGCAGTCACATCAATGTCGCCACGTAAGCAATGGCTGTCTTCGTGGAAGATGAGGTTGTTCGGGTTTCGGATGGTCAAGGTGAAGGTCGGGACCACGGGGATTGATGATCTGGACTGTCTAAGGCGGGTTCGGGCAATTGTGGGCCCCCGTGTTGATCTCCGACTGGACGCAAACGAGGCCTGGTCGTGTCATAATCTGGTGAAGCATCTGGAACCATTGCTGCCATTTGCGCCCACTTGTCTAGAGCAGCCTGTGCCGCATTCTCAGGTTTGTGGGCTTCGTGAGGTTCGTCAGAAAATCAATGTGCCGGTGATGCTGGATGAATCCTTGTGTTGTCTCGAAGATGCCCGACGGGCTGTCGATGGTCAGTACTGCGATATGTTCAATATTCGCCTCTCGAAATGTGGTGGACTGATTCGTTCGTTGAAACTGGCCGCGTTCGCTCACGAGAACGGACTTGGGTATCAGCTTGGCTGTCAGGTTGGAGAAACTGGGATCCTTTCTGCCGCAGGACGCCATTTCGCCTGTAATATCAGTGGAATTCGGTATCTTGAGGGCAGCTTTGATCGCTTTCTTGTGCGAGATCGCCTGACCAGAGAAGACCTTACGTTTGGCTATCGTGGTCGAGGGTTGCGGTTGTCGGGACCCGGACTTGGAGTCACGATTGACGAGAATCATGTGAACGAACTGGCCATCAGAAAGCAAGTCGTTTTCGAATAG
- a CDS encoding ubiquitin-activating E1 FCCH domain-containing protein: MLLNTWLAAAKRRFLSPVGQQRRLNTAAARRRVRTEELETRSLLTALVVNADNQTLYTNAFGGIEIDNADMIGKDELIIEGISVSTSSGNAITVNLSGIPLESLAIESVNISSFTTNGIEIDLVNVTAGTDDLTSTPRLPVLALEDLQISSAFGGRGIDINLDGTDIKAFTLDDSTVPGFRLDAINGSDVANGTIVQNTINSYAGYEGILLNVTGSTADNFHIVDNVAITTLNRDSIQVNVADSATRPLDGLTIENNTIGAAEGANVTFRAEGDTFVQPFVLTNNARQGEQLTTFVLDLSDIGLEFDENGTTGKAFTAVGGSGATTGLQSAIVSQNNQLLTLTFNNFAPGETLRFLIDIDIAGGIAAPIFGDDLIGADVAVNFTGNKSVAGQMAGDPAVVTASQFIVGANTAGANHGINLNLSSAPVNNLMIRNNVVTGAPGHGLLIDAELRSNVTGVITENDFVASGRDGISLQLADSDFYGAVINNNLANNGGNGLSILPVSTRSGLVQSAVVRRIGGVNRLVINSANHNLFTGDEVVIQGMINDDPSLAHPGNGRHTITRLDNDTFTLDFVDPTLPGISYVAGGAWYVPNEIVGGAGGSVTVDLQASARRGTVVDASNAGPIVITSPGHGLTTGERVRISNVNGNITANGVHKVTVIDADSFSLDGTSGVAPYDTSSGFGTWVANVVTAASTTSGVVLTSPLHGLTTGDLIRVTGVQGISGANGTFKVTVINADSFRLDGATGAGTYTDGGAWVRINDSTPFTSNLVPQQIDGNSITGNGQAGILVDLKTGTQFFGDIMNNVVSSNEQIGLNITSHSFGIQGENGGDLTLPYVNRTLLPPNEQLSFSVNIGSTDPADGNVFDLNTRAGIAIQAMDYATGAFEIQNNQITSTKNDSDATTNGDGILVRLDDELVPAEAVSLLTRSVIDQNVIGVDNEGNEGHGIYFVMTQRTRIQDLNATNNVIANNGMDGFHFERSEDADLNFVNLTNTRATNNAGDGLSFFAANTVKDRIDFDITDGNINNNGNFGIRIDVQAAARMGIVMNNTHVDGNGALNGGYHPNDNVPGSAGKAGGIGIIAIGVVDVQLTAIDSFVNNNIGDGLSVDAFNFSDRLDLTATFSNTQFNQNTLTGFRSHGATFGTYEWDSSSFSDNGEDGVRIVSIDDKNDVYRRRVGGMDIDVTAMSSDFSGNGQSGLVLGQGTNANLGDGTVEKANFFSFNGEDGLKIVQSSGAYLEEAGRRRHIQASRNYFQFNAGDGIDIGHFTREQAAAEAGVINGLLNGSINDGEPGNLQHGEETVTDVYVSINHAVISDNAGDGVEFLGDSRFAVPQVTGGGQDVPFDFNSGLMIENSRITNNGQRGVDILNRVQHDSYVSLINNDILSNGYEGVYVVNTASHFQRQNGPNDPLDAYLEIFQNAQTAINPNIELRVRDNLIESNGTANITSTVPINSSVNTNSGNAAVVDPHLDFTHSFTQQNGTLGGLVIRVGTAEGGFHLFSDPAYELGLSGVDAEILDNSFDGNYGSDVYFDNFVSQIGWQMGTIFDAGSNPQFRWNRGYRDPLSRFDLVFRGNTGNTLDVINGFAFYDNWEGVFKSRQVTIGGNPNPSGDFGSGELTRKRNATRTTGLQFFNDIGTDPLFWSRDFFNNSDAADYVVTWSYEGLGTSAWRIERDFAGQNSFTQTNSTLGFSDFFDVINLGSTGRGEMPYQWDTGIDTPSFNGESNFSLDRGDIFNVLPGETPIEADALENNDSFLGAYDLGVVAGPGFSVNGVAASVNGNSALTMDLKGDRDYYRFEAGGNGTVTLNLDVLDALGDSLLFTIYEIDPNANTEEVPMVTLADGTPSYLSAPAGGGNRQLPVTVTAGRSYVIEILSDEFENWGDDGSLGKPYRYGTTRSYSLSIDAPALGAGSGAGNTGGNGGGNTGGNTGGNGGGNTGGSTGGNGGSGSGSLPGAPVATFVSVSPSPRATAVSSVELNFNEDVTGVDIADFQLMRGSVVIPITTGTVTRIDAMHYTVNVGAFTGEAGTYTLTLVAAGSGIRDTDAVVLPANASTSWTVSNTVNSTADTPDSVPGDGLAMDLAGNSTLRSAVMEANISGGASVIQLAGTPSSAVFYTLSLGGRFEDAGLSGDLDITGNITIRGGGANATFINAAEIDRVFHVHPGATLVLENLTIRGGEAFDGGGIFNAGTLTLKNVNVLNSEAFNQGGGIYNLGVLTARNSSISLNRAGSRGGGINNLGTASLVNVTLSTNNGVSRGGGVFNETGATSTMTNVTIASNMSGSRGGGLAIETGAAATLGNSIISGNTTDPTITTLTASPIYGDLLGRVTSNGFNLLQKLHDSLDGNAAGLLTTDKFGRASAPLAGISLQPLTNVNPSATTNGTWYHPLASTSIAVDAGSYALFPTSNLLLESDQSGTARLIEGNFDGLVRIDIGASEFYLNEPVAIADATPNPAGIGETVTFSGSRSTHTNPGLRAITRWEWDFDYTGTFTIDATGVTATHAFGTSGSHTVALRVFDNSIPQQSDLYVFDVEVSVPLKPVITKPYPITTDSTPVFEWTGGTGTFSLVVDNVTTGQNGVIVQNGLTTNTFTPASANFLRPGVYRAVVTATNASGSTVSDVYQFEIRRMELTSPVTSTYDPTPNFTWTAVPGSSRYEIWVNQNSPQVKGKVAWEEFISGTSYEPATALGLGNFTWWVRAYDQDGNPGDWSFPKKFDIVRPTVTAPGPVTLDRTPTFTWTDIGAPRYELWVNQIGIKARIVHETSLTTTSFTPTTNLPNGDYGVWVRAVSESGETGYWSLINRFQLDSTKGPVLVSPVGITTDTTPTFTWEAIEGVDSYDLWVNGVSPARSQVIRVPAVAHVDGASTITYTPTTRLAAGTYRWWVRANVSDGSKSAWSAGTDFQVPVPSMVAPSGAVTATNTPSFIWTGVAEYVRYELWVDNVGTGVSRVIHQTDLTTTTYDAQLSLENGSFRSWVRGFDIDGNSSQWSKPLDFTINAGVGAAPVGQSPRVSTTQTKPTFSWTPVTNVSRYEIVVKQMSATGQPIVINNANIAATVNVNGLVTFASPITLIRGQSYRWWVRGISSNNNPGPWSQPVDFRVVSIDSEIEANDGPALFGGSEVAIPVVATFDAAFGFDDDVESIVVHPASNVVHFSPVAILPAVEVVDEVVGSATIESHGDGNIDSVMEMIAEGGLSFDELEDDGSVNDIQPEAGAVMPVGQDQNEMDVQAEAAAWALLMPVFAAANGKQEENKE; this comes from the coding sequence ATGCTTCTGAACACTTGGCTTGCTGCTGCAAAACGACGATTTCTTTCACCGGTCGGTCAACAGCGTCGTCTGAATACCGCTGCAGCACGGCGCCGCGTTCGAACGGAAGAGCTTGAAACCAGGTCTCTGCTGACCGCTCTGGTGGTGAATGCCGACAATCAGACGCTTTACACGAATGCGTTTGGGGGCATCGAGATCGACAACGCCGACATGATTGGCAAGGACGAACTTATCATCGAAGGGATCAGCGTTTCCACGTCATCCGGAAATGCGATCACCGTGAATCTTTCCGGCATCCCTCTCGAAAGCCTCGCCATTGAGTCTGTGAATATCAGCAGCTTCACAACCAACGGGATTGAGATCGACCTGGTGAACGTAACCGCCGGGACGGACGATCTGACTTCTACACCGCGTTTGCCTGTCCTCGCTCTCGAGGATCTGCAGATCAGTTCGGCCTTTGGTGGGCGCGGTATCGATATCAATCTTGACGGGACCGACATCAAGGCGTTCACACTGGACGACTCCACCGTGCCCGGCTTCCGTCTTGATGCAATCAATGGTTCTGATGTTGCGAACGGAACCATTGTTCAGAACACCATCAATTCTTACGCAGGCTACGAGGGCATTCTTCTGAATGTCACAGGATCGACGGCGGACAATTTTCACATTGTCGACAACGTCGCGATCACCACTTTGAATCGCGATTCGATTCAGGTGAACGTCGCAGATTCTGCAACTCGCCCGCTGGACGGACTGACGATTGAGAACAACACGATTGGTGCTGCGGAAGGCGCCAACGTGACTTTCCGCGCAGAAGGTGACACGTTTGTTCAGCCGTTTGTGTTAACGAACAACGCGCGGCAGGGCGAGCAGTTGACGACGTTCGTTCTGGACCTGTCCGACATTGGCCTGGAATTTGACGAGAACGGCACGACCGGAAAGGCATTCACCGCTGTGGGCGGTTCCGGGGCGACAACAGGTCTGCAAAGTGCCATTGTTAGCCAGAACAATCAGCTTCTGACACTGACATTCAACAACTTCGCCCCCGGTGAAACGCTGCGTTTCCTGATCGACATTGATATTGCCGGCGGTATTGCCGCGCCGATCTTCGGTGATGACCTGATTGGTGCGGATGTGGCGGTCAATTTCACGGGGAACAAGTCTGTTGCGGGGCAGATGGCCGGTGACCCTGCTGTTGTAACAGCGTCGCAGTTCATTGTGGGTGCGAACACTGCCGGAGCAAATCATGGTATTAACCTGAATCTCTCTTCAGCCCCGGTCAACAACCTGATGATTCGCAACAATGTTGTGACAGGTGCTCCCGGGCATGGTCTGCTGATTGATGCAGAGCTTCGCAGTAACGTCACTGGCGTCATCACCGAGAATGATTTCGTTGCATCTGGTCGCGACGGGATCAGCCTGCAGCTGGCAGACAGCGATTTCTACGGGGCCGTGATCAACAACAACCTCGCGAACAATGGAGGCAATGGCCTCTCGATTCTGCCGGTTTCAACTCGATCAGGTTTGGTTCAGTCAGCTGTGGTTCGCCGTATTGGTGGTGTCAATCGCCTGGTCATCAATTCTGCGAATCACAATCTGTTCACCGGTGATGAAGTTGTGATTCAGGGGATGATCAACGATGACCCATCCCTGGCGCATCCGGGGAATGGCCGGCACACAATTACACGACTTGACAACGATACCTTCACACTCGATTTCGTTGACCCAACCCTGCCCGGTATCAGTTATGTTGCGGGCGGTGCCTGGTACGTCCCCAATGAGATCGTTGGGGGCGCCGGTGGTTCGGTTACGGTTGATTTGCAGGCATCGGCTCGTCGCGGCACCGTTGTCGACGCCAGCAATGCCGGCCCGATTGTGATCACGTCACCTGGCCACGGACTGACGACGGGTGAGAGAGTTCGAATCTCCAACGTCAACGGAAATATCACCGCGAACGGTGTGCATAAAGTCACCGTAATCGACGCTGATTCCTTTAGTCTTGACGGGACAAGCGGAGTCGCGCCTTACGATACGTCTTCCGGGTTTGGTACCTGGGTAGCGAATGTCGTGACTGCAGCTTCCACAACGTCTGGTGTTGTGCTGACCTCGCCCCTTCATGGCCTGACAACGGGCGATTTGATTCGCGTCACGGGTGTGCAGGGGATTTCCGGAGCGAATGGCACCTTCAAAGTGACGGTGATCAATGCCGATTCGTTTCGCCTTGATGGAGCCACAGGGGCCGGAACGTACACGGATGGCGGAGCGTGGGTAAGAATCAACGACTCGACTCCATTTACGTCAAATCTGGTTCCACAACAGATTGACGGGAACAGCATCACCGGCAATGGTCAGGCTGGTATCCTTGTGGATCTGAAGACCGGAACTCAGTTCTTTGGCGACATCATGAATAACGTGGTGTCATCGAACGAACAAATCGGGCTGAACATCACCTCCCACAGCTTTGGGATTCAGGGAGAAAACGGGGGCGATTTGACACTGCCATATGTCAATCGCACATTGCTGCCTCCCAACGAACAATTGAGTTTCAGCGTCAATATTGGATCCACCGACCCGGCCGACGGGAATGTCTTCGATCTGAATACGCGTGCGGGTATCGCGATTCAGGCGATGGACTATGCCACGGGTGCGTTTGAAATTCAGAACAACCAAATCACCAGCACGAAGAACGATTCAGATGCAACAACAAATGGCGACGGAATTCTTGTTCGGCTCGATGATGAGCTTGTGCCTGCCGAGGCTGTGTCGCTGCTGACACGTTCTGTCATCGATCAGAATGTGATTGGTGTAGATAACGAAGGGAATGAGGGGCACGGCATTTATTTTGTGATGACTCAGCGGACTCGAATTCAGGACCTGAATGCGACCAACAATGTCATCGCGAATAACGGCATGGATGGTTTCCACTTTGAACGTTCAGAGGATGCGGACCTGAATTTTGTGAACCTCACCAATACGCGGGCGACAAACAACGCGGGTGACGGGCTGTCCTTCTTCGCAGCGAATACGGTGAAGGACCGAATTGATTTTGACATTACCGATGGCAACATCAATAACAACGGAAACTTCGGAATCCGGATTGATGTGCAGGCCGCGGCCCGGATGGGGATTGTGATGAACAATACCCATGTGGATGGTAACGGTGCACTAAACGGGGGTTACCATCCGAATGACAATGTGCCCGGGTCTGCTGGTAAGGCGGGCGGTATTGGTATCATCGCTATCGGTGTGGTTGATGTGCAGTTGACGGCCATTGATTCCTTTGTCAACAACAATATTGGTGACGGCCTGAGCGTTGATGCATTCAATTTCTCTGACAGACTCGATCTCACAGCGACCTTCAGCAACACCCAGTTCAATCAAAACACTTTGACTGGTTTTCGAAGTCACGGTGCCACGTTCGGAACATACGAGTGGGACTCCAGCTCATTCAGCGACAATGGTGAAGATGGCGTTCGAATCGTCTCTATTGATGATAAAAACGACGTTTACCGGCGTCGAGTCGGTGGGATGGACATCGACGTTACAGCAATGAGTTCTGACTTCAGTGGCAACGGCCAGAGTGGTCTTGTGCTCGGTCAGGGGACCAACGCTAATCTGGGTGATGGCACCGTTGAGAAAGCCAACTTCTTCAGTTTCAACGGAGAAGATGGTCTGAAGATTGTTCAGTCTTCCGGGGCTTACCTGGAAGAGGCTGGTCGTCGGCGACACATACAGGCCTCGCGAAACTACTTCCAGTTCAACGCCGGTGATGGAATTGACATCGGGCACTTTACCCGTGAGCAGGCTGCTGCAGAGGCCGGGGTTATCAATGGACTTCTGAACGGAAGCATCAACGACGGTGAACCTGGCAATCTTCAGCACGGCGAAGAAACCGTCACCGATGTCTACGTCTCAATCAACCACGCGGTTATCAGCGACAACGCGGGGGATGGTGTTGAATTCCTGGGAGACAGTCGATTTGCTGTTCCTCAGGTCACCGGTGGTGGTCAGGATGTTCCGTTTGACTTCAACTCGGGGCTGATGATTGAGAATTCTCGAATCACGAACAACGGCCAGCGCGGGGTGGATATTCTCAACCGGGTACAGCATGACTCGTATGTGTCGCTGATCAACAACGATATCCTCTCGAACGGCTATGAAGGTGTCTATGTCGTAAACACGGCAAGTCATTTCCAGCGCCAAAATGGTCCCAATGATCCGCTGGATGCTTACCTCGAAATCTTCCAGAATGCTCAGACCGCGATCAACCCGAACATTGAACTTCGTGTGCGGGACAATCTGATCGAATCGAACGGCACGGCCAACATCACCAGTACTGTGCCAATTAATAGTTCAGTAAACACGAACTCCGGCAATGCGGCGGTAGTGGATCCTCATCTGGACTTCACCCACAGTTTCACTCAGCAGAATGGAACACTCGGGGGATTGGTGATTCGCGTCGGGACCGCAGAAGGCGGGTTTCATCTATTCTCTGATCCCGCCTACGAGCTGGGACTGTCGGGGGTCGACGCTGAGATTCTGGACAACTCCTTCGACGGTAATTACGGATCAGACGTTTATTTCGACAACTTTGTGTCGCAAATCGGCTGGCAGATGGGAACGATCTTCGACGCCGGATCAAATCCGCAGTTCCGCTGGAATCGAGGATACCGCGATCCGCTGTCTCGATTTGACCTGGTCTTCCGGGGGAATACGGGCAACACGCTGGACGTGATTAACGGATTCGCCTTCTATGACAACTGGGAAGGTGTCTTTAAGTCGCGGCAAGTGACGATTGGTGGCAATCCAAATCCTTCGGGTGACTTCGGGAGCGGAGAACTGACCCGCAAGAGAAATGCTACAAGGACCACCGGACTTCAGTTCTTTAACGACATTGGGACCGACCCTTTGTTCTGGTCCAGAGATTTCTTCAACAACTCGGACGCTGCAGACTATGTGGTGACCTGGTCGTACGAAGGCCTTGGAACCTCAGCGTGGCGAATTGAACGAGACTTCGCAGGGCAGAATTCCTTTACTCAGACAAACTCTACCCTTGGGTTCAGTGATTTCTTTGACGTGATTAACCTTGGAAGTACTGGTCGCGGCGAAATGCCTTACCAGTGGGATACTGGTATCGATACCCCAAGCTTCAACGGTGAATCCAACTTTTCGCTCGATCGTGGAGACATTTTCAACGTCCTGCCGGGCGAAACGCCTATCGAAGCGGACGCCCTGGAAAACAACGATAGTTTCCTGGGGGCGTATGATCTGGGTGTCGTTGCCGGTCCTGGTTTCTCAGTCAACGGAGTTGCTGCTTCCGTGAACGGTAACAGCGCGCTGACCATGGACTTGAAAGGTGACCGGGATTACTACCGGTTCGAGGCGGGTGGGAATGGAACCGTCACTCTGAATCTGGATGTACTGGACGCACTGGGAGACAGCCTGCTCTTCACGATCTACGAGATCGATCCGAATGCCAATACCGAAGAAGTGCCAATGGTCACTCTGGCGGATGGAACGCCTAGTTACCTGTCAGCACCTGCCGGTGGCGGAAATCGGCAGCTGCCCGTGACAGTCACCGCCGGTCGCAGTTACGTCATCGAGATCCTCAGTGATGAATTCGAAAACTGGGGTGACGACGGATCTCTCGGTAAGCCGTACCGTTACGGCACGACGCGTTCCTACAGTCTGTCGATTGATGCGCCTGCTCTGGGGGCAGGTTCCGGAGCCGGAAACACAGGTGGAAATGGTGGGGGTAATACAGGTGGAAACACCGGCGGAAATGGTGGAGGTAATACGGGTGGAAGCACGGGCGGGAATGGTGGCTCTGGCAGTGGATCATTGCCGGGCGCGCCTGTTGCAACCTTTGTCTCGGTGAGTCCATCTCCACGTGCAACCGCTGTTAGCTCTGTCGAACTGAACTTCAACGAAGATGTGACGGGTGTGGACATCGCTGACTTCCAGCTGATGCGTGGCAGCGTCGTCATTCCAATCACGACAGGTACAGTGACGCGGATCGACGCAATGCATTACACGGTGAACGTCGGTGCGTTCACCGGTGAAGCGGGGACCTATACTCTGACACTGGTGGCGGCAGGGTCGGGCATCCGGGATACAGATGCCGTTGTACTTCCAGCGAACGCCTCCACCAGCTGGACTGTCTCAAACACCGTGAATTCGACCGCAGACACTCCTGACAGCGTGCCAGGCGACGGTCTTGCCATGGACCTGGCGGGGAATTCGACGCTGCGTAGTGCCGTGATGGAGGCCAACATCAGTGGCGGTGCCAGTGTCATTCAGCTGGCGGGCACCCCATCTTCAGCCGTGTTCTACACGTTGTCCCTTGGTGGGCGGTTCGAAGACGCGGGGCTTTCTGGTGACCTGGACATTACAGGAAATATCACCATCCGCGGTGGCGGGGCCAATGCAACGTTCATTAACGCGGCTGAGATCGACCGGGTTTTCCACGTTCATCCTGGTGCAACTCTTGTTCTTGAAAACCTGACCATCAGGGGCGGCGAAGCATTTGATGGCGGCGGGATCTTCAATGCGGGAACCCTGACTCTGAAGAATGTGAATGTACTCAACAGTGAAGCATTCAATCAGGGTGGTGGTATCTACAACCTTGGTGTTTTGACCGCAAGGAATTCCTCGATCAGCCTGAACAGAGCCGGTTCACGCGGTGGTGGTATTAACAATCTCGGGACAGCTTCGCTCGTGAATGTGACGCTTTCCACCAATAATGGCGTATCACGAGGTGGTGGCGTCTTCAATGAAACCGGCGCTACTTCAACGATGACGAACGTGACAATTGCGTCGAACATGTCCGGTTCACGTGGTGGCGGACTTGCCATTGAAACAGGTGCGGCTGCTACGCTTGGAAACAGCATTATTTCCGGCAACACAACTGATCCAACCATAACGACTCTAACGGCCAGCCCGATCTACGGTGACCTACTGGGGCGTGTCACGTCCAACGGTTTCAATCTGTTGCAGAAGCTGCATGATTCGCTTGATGGTAATGCGGCAGGACTTTTGACGACGGACAAATTCGGCCGTGCGTCTGCCCCACTGGCTGGAATTAGTTTGCAGCCTCTCACGAACGTGAACCCCTCGGCGACAACAAATGGCACCTGGTACCACCCGCTGGCATCAACGAGTATCGCTGTTGACGCCGGAAGCTATGCGTTGTTCCCTACCTCGAACCTGCTGCTGGAAAGTGATCAATCCGGCACGGCTCGTTTAATTGAAGGCAACTTCGACGGACTGGTGAGAATTGATATCGGGGCGTCTGAATTCTACCTGAATGAACCAGTCGCGATCGCAGATGCCACACCGAACCCGGCAGGGATTGGCGAGACGGTTACGTTTTCCGGTAGCCGTTCGACACACACTAATCCAGGGCTCCGTGCGATTACGAGGTGGGAATGGGATTTTGATTACACCGGGACGTTCACAATCGACGCAACGGGTGTGACTGCGACTCACGCCTTTGGAACTTCCGGATCCCACACAGTGGCTTTAAGGGTGTTCGATAACAGTATACCTCAACAGTCGGATCTCTATGTGTTCGACGTCGAAGTGTCCGTGCCATTGAAGCCAGTTATCACGAAGCCGTATCCGATCACAACGGATTCAACACCAGTCTTCGAATGGACCGGTGGCACGGGTACATTCAGTTTGGTCGTCGATAATGTGACGACCGGCCAGAATGGTGTCATTGTCCAGAACGGATTAACGACCAACACGTTTACTCCAGCGTCTGCCAACTTCCTGCGTCCGGGTGTATACCGAGCTGTTGTGACAGCGACGAACGCGAGTGGTTCAACAGTCAGTGATGTGTATCAGTTCGAGATTCGTCGGATGGAGCTCACGTCACCCGTGACTTCGACGTATGACCCGACCCCGAACTTCACATGGACTGCAGTGCCAGGCAGCAGTCGCTATGAGATCTGGGTCAACCAGAATTCTCCGCAAGTGAAGGGTAAAGTCGCCTGGGAAGAATTCATTTCCGGTACGTCCTATGAGCCGGCAACTGCACTTGGCCTTGGAAACTTCACATGGTGGGTGCGGGCTTATGATCAGGATGGAAACCCCGGCGACTGGAGTTTCCCGAAGAAGTTCGACATCGTGCGACCGACCGTTACAGCTCCCGGACCAGTGACCCTGGATCGAACGCCGACCTTCACCTGGACGGATATTGGTGCTCCACGGTACGAGTTGTGGGTGAACCAGATTGGTATCAAGGCGAGGATCGTTCATGAAACATCATTGACCACGACCTCGTTTACACCGACGACGAACCTGCCGAATGGAGATTACGGAGTCTGGGTCCGCGCAGTTTCTGAGAGCGGCGAAACCGGGTATTGGAGTTTGATTAACCGATTCCAGCTGGATTCGACCAAAGGCCCGGTTCTTGTTTCGCCAGTCGGAATCACAACGGACACAACGCCGACGTTTACATGGGAAGCGATCGAAGGTGTGGATTCTTATGACCTTTGGGTAAATGGTGTCAGTCCGGCACGATCACAGGTCATTCGCGTCCCCGCTGTCGCACACGTGGATGGTGCTTCGACGATTACCTACACCCCGACGACCCGCCTGGCCGCCGGAACCTACCGCTGGTGGGTCCGCGCAAATGTTTCGGATGGTTCGAAGTCCGCCTGGAGTGCGGGGACGGACTTCCAGGTGCCAGTGCCTTCGATGGTTGCCCCGTCCGGGGCCGTTACAGCAACAAATACACCATCCTTCATCTGGACGGGTGTCGCTGAATACGTTCGCTACGAACTGTGGGTGGATAACGTTGGAACTGGTGTCTCGCGAGTCATCCATCAGACTGATCTGACGACCACAACATATGACGCACAGCTTTCTCTCGAGAATGGATCATTCCGGTCCTGGGTGCGTGGTTTTGATATCGATGGCAACTCGTCACAGTGGAGCAAGCCGCTGGACTTCACCATCAATGCCGGAGTTGGTGCGGCACCGGTTGGGCAGTCTCCTCGGGTCAGCACCACTCAGACAAAACCGACATTCTCGTGGACCCCTGTTACGAACGTCTCTCGTTACGAGATTGTCGTGAAGCAGATGTCAGCGACAGGACAGCCTATCGTCATTAACAATGCGAATATTGCTGCGACCGTGAACGTCAATGGCCTCGTAACATTCGCCTCACCAATTACATTGATCCGCGGTCAATCTTATCGCTGGTGGGTTCGTGGCATCTCAAGCAACAACAATCCGGGGCCATGGAGTCAGCCTGTCGATTTCCGAGTTGTGTCAATTGATTCGGAAATCGAAGCAAACGATGGGCCAGCACTGTTCGGGGGTTCCGAGGTGGCCATTCCGGTCGTAGCAACGTTTGATGCTGCGTTTGGATTTGATGATGATGTCGAAAGCATTGTCGTTCATCCGGCGTCCAATGTCGTGCACTTCAGCCCGGTCGCCATCCTCCCGGCCGTCGAAGTCGTTGATGAAGTCGTCGGATCAGCGACGATTGAGTCGCACGGTGATGGCAACATCGATTCTGTGATGGAAATGATTGCTGAAGGCGGTCTCTCATTCGACGAACTCGAGGATGATGGTTCTGTGAACGACATCCAGCCCGAAGCTGGTGCAGTCATGCCTGTCGGTCAGGATCAAAATGAGATGGATGTTCAGGCTGAAGCAGCCGCTTGGGCTCTGTTGATGCCCGTCTTCGCGGCTGCAAACGGGAAACAAGAAGAGAATAAGGAGTAG